From the Prunus dulcis chromosome 4, ALMONDv2, whole genome shotgun sequence genome, one window contains:
- the LOC117624680 gene encoding transcription factor GTE10-like isoform X2: MIATKTMLSSNKLKIKFACKRIEADLGKKIEADPQKRSCDFGHQVSLNEVSSMAKPSFPGSKKRAAPEALESQKEKKLKMDRSVTLQCSTILKTLITHKDGWAFSKPVDPLSLNIPDYFHIISHPMDLGTIKSKLEKNMYRNTEEFAADVRLTFSNAMVYNPPANIFHQMAKNLNKIFEMRWCLLGGKLNHGSSKVEPGKSLSGQIKKVTYTRQNPDRTPPFHNMSVTKRSMPSEEKVRVHVDTRQNLSRTPPFHNMSVTKRSMPSEEKVRVHFGVSDGEAELSKTVQHCTPKLLAKNSNRGTDSGSRQASGAMNANQPSSPVGRKCGSCGNLACRCGLPCDSMGRDHGLSNPNASRLGGRCDPMKMRQEKARLERRQHEEKARIEAEIRAAEAATRMRAEIELKQQRKRKREEARIALEKMQRTVEIDQNLRILEELERLTGFSPSTPLLNCKGRSGAFRGAHLRSPLEQLGLFIKAEYSGDEDDDESILNEDGEEGEIV, encoded by the exons ATGATTGCCACTAAAACCATGCTATCAAGCAACAAGCTGAAGATTAAATTTGCCTGCAAAAGAATTGAAGCTGATCTTGGCAAAAAAATAGAAGCTGATCCTCAGAAACGCTCGTGTGACTTTGGGCATCAAGTTTCACTTAATGAGGTCAGCTCAATGGCAAAACCTTCTTTCCCAGGTTCTAAGAAGCGTGCAGCCCCAGAAGCTCTCGAATCtcagaaagagaagaagctgAAGATGGATCGTAGTGTGACGTTGCAGTGTTCAACGATTCTGAAAACACTGATAACTCATAAGGATGGTTGGGCTTTCAGTAAACCAGTTGATCCCTTGTCTCTAAACATTCCTGATTACTTTCATATTATTTCTCATCCCATGGATTTGGGCACGATAAAATCAAAGCTGGAGAAAAATATGTACCGCAACACTGAAGAGTTTGCAGCTGATGTCAGACTGACTTTTTCTAATGCCATGGTCTACAATCCTCCTGCCAATATTTTTCATCAGATGGCCAAAAACCTGAATAAGATTTTTGAGATGAGATGGTGTCTTTTAGGTGGGAAATTGAATCATGGAAGCTCAAAGGTTGAACCAGGGAAAtcattgagtggtcaaattaAGAAAGTAACTTATACAAGGCAGAATCCTGATAGAACTCCTCCCTTTCATAATATGTCGGTGACCAAGAGGTCCATGCCTTCCGAAGAGAAGGTCAGAGTTCATGTTGATACAAGGCAGAATCTCAGTAGAACTCCTCCCTTTCATAATATGTCGGTGACCAAGAGGTCCATGCCTTCCGAAGAGAAGGTCAGAGTTCATTTTGGTGTGAGTGATGGTGAG GCAGAGCTTTCCAAAACAGTGCAGCATTGCACTCCCAAATTGTTAGCAAAGAACTCTAATAGAG GCACTGATAGTGGCAGTAGACAAGCTTCAGGCGCTATGAATGCAAACCAGCCATCAAGCCCGGTTGGCAGAAAATGTGGTTCATGTGGCAACCTTGCATGTCGATGCGGGCTTCCTTGTGACTCAATGGGCAGAGATCATGGTTTGTCTAATCCCAATGCATCCAGACTG GGTGGTAGATGTGATCCAATGAAGATGCGACAGGAAAAAGCAAGATTGGAGAGGAGGCAGCATGAAG AGAAGGCAAGGATTGAAGCTGAAATAAGAGCTGCTGAAGCCGCCACACGAATGAGGGCTGAGATTGAGTTGAAGCAGCAAcggaagagaaaaagagaagaagctcGAATTGCACTTGAGAAG ATGCAAAGAACGGTTGAGATTGATCAAAACTTGAGGATCCTAGAGGAACTTGAAAGATTAACTGGATTCTCTCCATCCACTCCTCTTCTCAACTGTAAGGGTCGGTCTGGGGCGTTTAGAGGAGCGCACCTCCGATCGCCTTTGGAACAGTTAGGTTTGTTTATAAAGGCTGAATATTCGGgagatgaggatgatgatgagtCAATTCTGAACGAGGATGGGGAGGAAGGGGAGATTGTTTGA
- the LOC117624680 gene encoding transcription factor GTE12-like isoform X1: protein MIATKTMLSSNKLKIKFACKRIEADLGKKIEADPQKRSCDFGHQVSLNEVSSMAKPSFPGSKKRAAPEALESQKEKKLKMDRSVTLQCSTILKTLITHKDGWAFSKPVDPLSLNIPDYFHIISHPMDLGTIKSKLEKNMYRNTEEFAADVRLTFSNAMVYNPPANIFHQMAKNLNKIFEMRWCLLGGKLNHGSSKVEPGKSLSGQIKKVTYTRQNPDRTPPFHNMSVTKRSMPSEEKVRVHVDTRQNLSRTPPFHNMSVTKRSMPSEEKVRVHFGVSDGEAELSKTVQHCTPKLLAKNSNRGTDSGSRQASGAMNANQPSSPVGRKCGSCGNLACRCGLPCDSMGRDHGLSNPNASRLDCQAKSLSTSQMSKSDPESDGAVSALDDENICPSPQLTTPVTDAASGEEWKTSLFDVQLSPKRALRAAMLKSRFADTIWKAQQEKLLDQGGRCDPMKMRQEKARLERRQHEEKARIEAEIRAAEAATRMRAEIELKQQRKRKREEARIALEKMQRTVEIDQNLRILEELERLTGFSPSTPLLNCKGRSGAFRGAHLRSPLEQLGLFIKAEYSGDEDDDESILNEDGEEGEIV, encoded by the exons ATGATTGCCACTAAAACCATGCTATCAAGCAACAAGCTGAAGATTAAATTTGCCTGCAAAAGAATTGAAGCTGATCTTGGCAAAAAAATAGAAGCTGATCCTCAGAAACGCTCGTGTGACTTTGGGCATCAAGTTTCACTTAATGAGGTCAGCTCAATGGCAAAACCTTCTTTCCCAGGTTCTAAGAAGCGTGCAGCCCCAGAAGCTCTCGAATCtcagaaagagaagaagctgAAGATGGATCGTAGTGTGACGTTGCAGTGTTCAACGATTCTGAAAACACTGATAACTCATAAGGATGGTTGGGCTTTCAGTAAACCAGTTGATCCCTTGTCTCTAAACATTCCTGATTACTTTCATATTATTTCTCATCCCATGGATTTGGGCACGATAAAATCAAAGCTGGAGAAAAATATGTACCGCAACACTGAAGAGTTTGCAGCTGATGTCAGACTGACTTTTTCTAATGCCATGGTCTACAATCCTCCTGCCAATATTTTTCATCAGATGGCCAAAAACCTGAATAAGATTTTTGAGATGAGATGGTGTCTTTTAGGTGGGAAATTGAATCATGGAAGCTCAAAGGTTGAACCAGGGAAAtcattgagtggtcaaattaAGAAAGTAACTTATACAAGGCAGAATCCTGATAGAACTCCTCCCTTTCATAATATGTCGGTGACCAAGAGGTCCATGCCTTCCGAAGAGAAGGTCAGAGTTCATGTTGATACAAGGCAGAATCTCAGTAGAACTCCTCCCTTTCATAATATGTCGGTGACCAAGAGGTCCATGCCTTCCGAAGAGAAGGTCAGAGTTCATTTTGGTGTGAGTGATGGTGAG GCAGAGCTTTCCAAAACAGTGCAGCATTGCACTCCCAAATTGTTAGCAAAGAACTCTAATAGAG GCACTGATAGTGGCAGTAGACAAGCTTCAGGCGCTATGAATGCAAACCAGCCATCAAGCCCGGTTGGCAGAAAATGTGGTTCATGTGGCAACCTTGCATGTCGATGCGGGCTTCCTTGTGACTCAATGGGCAGAGATCATGGTTTGTCTAATCCCAATGCATCCAGACTG GATTGTCAAGCAAAAAGCTTGTCAACATCCCAGATGAGCAAGTCAGATCCAGAATCTGATG GGGCTGTAAGTGCTTTGGATGATGAAAACATTTGTCCCAGCCCTCAGCTTACAACTCCAGTAACAGATGCTGCTTCTGGAGAAG AATGGAAAACTTCTCTTTTTGATGTTCAACTTTCACCAAAAAGAGCTCTCCGTGCTGCAATGCTAAAGAGCCGCTTTGCAGACACTATTTGGAAAGCTCAACAAGAAAAACTCCTGGATCAA GGTGGTAGATGTGATCCAATGAAGATGCGACAGGAAAAAGCAAGATTGGAGAGGAGGCAGCATGAAG AGAAGGCAAGGATTGAAGCTGAAATAAGAGCTGCTGAAGCCGCCACACGAATGAGGGCTGAGATTGAGTTGAAGCAGCAAcggaagagaaaaagagaagaagctcGAATTGCACTTGAGAAG ATGCAAAGAACGGTTGAGATTGATCAAAACTTGAGGATCCTAGAGGAACTTGAAAGATTAACTGGATTCTCTCCATCCACTCCTCTTCTCAACTGTAAGGGTCGGTCTGGGGCGTTTAGAGGAGCGCACCTCCGATCGCCTTTGGAACAGTTAGGTTTGTTTATAAAGGCTGAATATTCGGgagatgaggatgatgatgagtCAATTCTGAACGAGGATGGGGAGGAAGGGGAGATTGTTTGA